A single genomic interval of Zingiber officinale cultivar Zhangliang chromosome 4A, Zo_v1.1, whole genome shotgun sequence harbors:
- the LOC121970785 gene encoding deSI-like protein At4g17486 isoform X1, with protein MRRKSLHNRLSFSFFFSMVSCRNMKLGSKKAWKSFMPLRLGRRSSSRFCMFPKVRSASKTTGNTPVYLNVYDLTHINGYMYWAGLGVFHTGIEVHGVEYAFGAHDYPTSGVFEVEPRQCPGFRFRKSIFMGTTCLDPLQVREFMELQSVNYNGDAYHLIMKNCNHFCKDICYKLTGNSIPKWVNRLARIGSLCNCLLPEALKITAVQHDPDSQSEDGEKRRLRSAFSCLSSISMRQRQFSTSSLLLTSPLRGCLSHWELRRSGAIALKDN; from the exons ATGCGGAGGAAATCTTTACACAATcgtctctctttttctttttttttttcaatggttTCCTGCAG GAACATGAAGCTGGGTTCAAAGAAGGCTTGGAAATCTTTCATGCCTCTTCGGCTAGGCAGGAGATCCTCCTCCCGTTTTTGTATGTTCCCCAAGGTTCGATCAGCCAGTAAAACAACAGGAAACACACCAGTTTATTTGAATGTATATGACTTGACACATATAAATGGCTACATGTATTGGGCAGGCCTTGGGGTATTTCACACCGGGATTGAAG TACATGGAGTGGAATATGCATTTGGAGCACATGACTATCCAACAAGTGGAGTCTTTGAGGTTGAGCCTCGCCAATGTCCGGGCTTCAGGTTTAGGAAGTCAATATTCATGGGTACAACTTGTTTAGACCCATTGCAAGTCAGAGAGTTTATGGAACTGCAATCTGTTAATTATAATGGTGATGCATATCACCTGATTATGAAAAACTGCAACCATTTCTGCAAAGATATCTGTTACAAGTTGACCGGCAACTCAATCCCAAAATGGGTAAACCGACTTGCTAGGATAG GCTCCCTTTGCAATTgtcttttgcctgaagcccttaAGATAACTGCTGTCCAACATGATCCTGATTCCCAGAGTGAAGATGGCGAGAAAAGGAGGCTCAGAAGTGCATTCAGTTGTCTTTCTTCTATTTCTATGCGTCAAAGACAGTTCTCAACTTCTTCTCTTTTATTAACATCTCCTCTCAGAGGCTGCCTTTCACACTGGGAGTTAAGAAGATCAGGAGCTATTGCTTTAAAAGACAATTGA
- the LOC121970785 gene encoding deSI-like protein At4g17486 isoform X2, producing MKLGSKKAWKSFMPLRLGRRSSSRFCMFPKVRSASKTTGNTPVYLNVYDLTHINGYMYWAGLGVFHTGIEVHGVEYAFGAHDYPTSGVFEVEPRQCPGFRFRKSIFMGTTCLDPLQVREFMELQSVNYNGDAYHLIMKNCNHFCKDICYKLTGNSIPKWVNRLARIGSLCNCLLPEALKITAVQHDPDSQSEDGEKRRLRSAFSCLSSISMRQRQFSTSSLLLTSPLRGCLSHWELRRSGAIALKDN from the exons ATGAAGCTGGGTTCAAAGAAGGCTTGGAAATCTTTCATGCCTCTTCGGCTAGGCAGGAGATCCTCCTCCCGTTTTTGTATGTTCCCCAAGGTTCGATCAGCCAGTAAAACAACAGGAAACACACCAGTTTATTTGAATGTATATGACTTGACACATATAAATGGCTACATGTATTGGGCAGGCCTTGGGGTATTTCACACCGGGATTGAAG TACATGGAGTGGAATATGCATTTGGAGCACATGACTATCCAACAAGTGGAGTCTTTGAGGTTGAGCCTCGCCAATGTCCGGGCTTCAGGTTTAGGAAGTCAATATTCATGGGTACAACTTGTTTAGACCCATTGCAAGTCAGAGAGTTTATGGAACTGCAATCTGTTAATTATAATGGTGATGCATATCACCTGATTATGAAAAACTGCAACCATTTCTGCAAAGATATCTGTTACAAGTTGACCGGCAACTCAATCCCAAAATGGGTAAACCGACTTGCTAGGATAG GCTCCCTTTGCAATTgtcttttgcctgaagcccttaAGATAACTGCTGTCCAACATGATCCTGATTCCCAGAGTGAAGATGGCGAGAAAAGGAGGCTCAGAAGTGCATTCAGTTGTCTTTCTTCTATTTCTATGCGTCAAAGACAGTTCTCAACTTCTTCTCTTTTATTAACATCTCCTCTCAGAGGCTGCCTTTCACACTGGGAGTTAAGAAGATCAGGAGCTATTGCTTTAAAAGACAATTGA